In the Cucurbita pepo subsp. pepo cultivar mu-cu-16 chromosome LG17, ASM280686v2, whole genome shotgun sequence genome, CATAACTCATGAAATTTGCAGTATCAATTTGAAATAACGAATTAATTAACCAGCGTAGTAACTGTCGGTAGCTTCGATAAACACCACGATTTTTCAATTAGGGGATTTGAGCTAGAATCAAATAcctaatagaaaaataatcgaagaaaagaagaatcaaaataCTCACCAGGAAATTCTCGAGTGACCAGCGGAAATGGATCGATTGGAAATCCCCGctcaaaaatttcttaaaccGTTTATATGGACTCAGCCTTCATTGATTCTGCTTCTTTTACGAACAAAATACTTGTATAAACCGCGAACCTCAGTCACCGAATCAGCGGCAAAGTTCGAAAAcgtagaaaataatttttttgtattttcttgattaaataaatatatattcttttattttttttaatgaattttatttttaattttaaaaaatgatacaaTTTAGGTTTTATATTATGATTGGCTTATAAAGTCTATTTGGAATTACGTGATAAAATTCTTTAGCTTTGATTTGCATatcatccattttttttaattaaaaaattcaaataatatacaaataaactaccatttttttttattttcatgaaaacggttaatactttgtttcaaaaatatccttaaatttacaaaaaaaaaaaaaaaaaaaaaaaaaaaaaaaaaaaaaaaaaaaaaaaaaaaaaaaaaNAACGTAGTTTTTATGGACGTgtaaaattgtcataaataggaaatatttaatttctaaaattataaggATAAAATTATTTGGCAAAAGAAGATAGACACAATCATTTCCACGTCAGCCTCCCATcatttttcacatttatttttaaaatttatatcaaatttGTATAAATATATTCCCTCAAACGAACTGCTCTACTTGGGCCTTATCCAATTACCACGCGCGGTTTGACAcgttccattttctctctctgtctctaaCCTTATTACCAATTCGCGGCGAATCGCCGCCGACTGTACCAAAAATTTCCATGGCTGTTCCCCAATCtcactctcttcttcttcttatctgtttcttttccttctttcatggCCGAACTTTCTCTCTCGTCATTCCAGTTACTAAAGATTCCGTAACGAATCAGTATTTGGCCTCCGTCTACCATGGCTCTCCGATTAAGCCGATCCGTCTCGCCGTCGATCTTGGCGGTCCTTCTCTCTGGATGGCCTGTGGAAGTTCTACCTCCAGTCGCACGATTCAGAGCCGGTCGATTCAGTGCGTTGCGGCGACAGGCGGTGGTAGTAGATCTGGGTCTGGAGGCGGCGCGTGTGAGGTAGTTGCGGGGAATTCGTTTGGGGCTTTGGTAGGGAAGGCGTTGCTGGTTGAGGATACGGTGGCGGTGAGGGCTTTGGAACGGTCGACGGCGGCGGTGATTGTCGCTGTTCATTCTTGTGCTCCGAGGTTTCTTTTGCAAGGTTTGGCGAAATCTGCTAAAGGTATTTTGGGGCTTGGCCGGAATCAGATCTCGCTTCCTGCTCAGATTGCAACGGAGCTCGGTTTTCACCGGCGATTTTCCGTTTGTCTTTCGTCGACGAACGGCGTCGTTTTTCCCGATAGTGGAAGTCAAGACTCTGTTTATGGATCAGAGATTTCGAATTCTTTGACTTATACGCCGATTTTGACTAAGATAATCGACGGCTCTCAGTCAGCGgagtatttcattaatgtgaAGGCCATCAAAGTCGACGGAAACCGCCTCGATCTGAACAAATCGCAACTCGATTTGGACGGCGAGGACGGCGGAGGGACGAGATTGAGCACGGTGGTTCCATACACCGCACTGGAGAGCTCGATTTTCAAATCTCTGACGGCGGCATTCAGAGAGGCGGCCAGAGCAATGAACATGAAAGAAGTGGCTCCGGTGGCATCGTTTGAGGCGTGTTTTGCATCGGAAAACATGGAGATGACGGCGGCAGGGCCGAAAGTTCCGATGATTGAACTGATTCTGCAGAGCGAGTTGGTTAGATGGAAAATCGATGGGAGAAATTCGATGGTGAAAGTNTGAGGCGTGTTTTGCATCGGAAAACATGGAGATGACGGCGGCAGGGCCGAAAGTTCCGATGATTGAACTGATTCTGCAGAGCGAGATGGTTAGATGGAAAATCGATGGGAGAAATTCGATGGTGAAAGTTAACGATGAAACGTTCTGTTTAGCGATCGTCGACGGCGGATTGAAGCCGAAAAACGCCGTCGTATTGGGAGGCTATCAAATGGAGGATATCGTGCTTGATTTCGACATGGGTTCTTCTATGCTTGGATTTAGTTCCTCTTTGCTGCAGAGGAAGAGATCTTGCTCGGAATTCTCGCCGGAAAATTTACTGAAATCAACAGAATAATTTTGAGGGGGAAATTAGGATTTTGTTGTGCTTTGTTGatgatactttttttttctttcaaaaattttgagataatGTTTTTTGGGTTATGACTTGTGACAANGGAATAATTTTGAGGGGGAAATTAGGATTTTGTTGTGCTTTGTTGatgatactttttttttttttctttaaaaaattttgagataatGTTTTTTGGGTTATGACTTGTGACAATTAACTCCAAATGTTTGTAATTGAGatctaatttttgttgttcttcaatCATGAATATCAATGGTTTATAAATTTGggtattattgtatttattttaaattaaaaacgtGAAATGTCTCGATTTTGATCTTCGAGAGAAGGCGAAGTTATGTTCACTTTAGTCATCtgttattgaatttaaatccGTACAAGTTGACAttgttatcaaatataattggTGCTCGGTCCCTTGACTTCTAAGCATNTAAAAACTTGAAATgtcttgattttgatcttcGAGAGAAGATGGAGTTATGTTCACTTTAGTCGTCTGTTATTGGATTTAAATCCGTACAAGTTGACattattatcaaatataattggTGCTCGGTCCCTTGACTTCTAAGCATAAAAAATTGACCtacaaaatcaatcaatttgCGGAAAATAAGGTCGATGGTCTCGTAAAACCTAAGTAAATAAGGGGTACATGAATAAGAACGATCATGAGGATAGGAtggttaagaaaaatttaaagcgATTGAAAGTTATCactatctataccaacaatATGCACCTTCATTTTCGGTAactgtgatatcccacatNGATTTAAAGCAattgaaagttattattgtCTATACCAACAAGATGCACCTTCATTTTCGGTAactgtgatatcccacatttggttcgagaggagaacgaaacgcCCTTTATAatagtgtagaaacctttcactggcagacgcgttttaaagccttaagagAGAACcgaaagaggaaaatatttgctaaacttgggccgttacagtaGTTCGATcattaaaacttcaaaattaagcGTGTTTTGTTTAGAGTNAAACCTTTCACtggcagacgcgttttaaagccttaagagAAAATCGAAAGAGGAAATTATCTGCTaaacttgggccgttacagtaGCTCGATcattaaaacttcaaaattaagcGTGTTTTGTTTAGAGTAATTCTATATTCGGTGACGTTTTGAATAGGTAATAGACGGGAGATGGTTTAGAGTAATTGTAACCATAGGTAGGTAGAGGCATGGAAAATAGTAACCATGGTTAAGTGGAGGGTGGGAAGTGGAATTTTTGTGGTTGATTAGAATATTTAGatgcttttatttattggttGGTGAgagaaaagttgaaaatgaCAAGGCGACACCCTTCCTCCATCCACGGAATTATAAATTGGGAAGGGTAAGTTTGggaatttacaaaaataagttGAAAGGATAAGAATGGACGTGGCACCAGGAAAGTGTAGTGATATAAGTGACTCAGCGCTTATCGATATTAAAAGCCCGGCCAAGTCCTAGCGTCACATCTCTTCTTAAACCCTCTCTCCAATTATTGATACtcctttcttaaaaaaatttaaattattttttcttttattataaaaaaacattttatttttagttgaattatatatcatttatttcccaaattattttataaatcttgTGGGCCGTTAAGTCCAAGTGGAAAGCCCATGGGCCTAAAGCTAAAGCCCATTTTATATTCCGAGTCCATTGCCACTCTCTCAATCGCTTGGGTTGGAACCaatatctttgaatttttaatatattttttatataaaaaaaaatattatttattattattattaatatataaacaaaaatcatttatggatttttaatgttatttttgaaatgttgtactaaattaaatatttgtctaTCTCGtctctatttttaattgaaattaaaatagaatactTGAAATAAAGTGttatttaaccaaaataataataataataataaaatttaaacttacttGTAAAACGCTCCtaattatttctcatttttctcttgtttcattttattcaCGATGTTAGGTGCTATGGGGACCAGTGTCAAACGGAGAGAGAGTGCATAACATTTTTTCCGCTCGAGATGAAATTATATTCCCTGCATAATTTTGTGCccacttaataaaaatatattcaacaCATATTAAAACTAATCgtaaaatttaactaaatattatgttgtaatattaatattaataattttattttattttattttagatattatagATTCatcttacaaaaataaatgaaaattttcaccaaaataataataaaatagataatacTTTCctagatttaatatttaaaatagagttaaaaattaaattgtttttttttattaaaattaaatttggagtTAGAAACCATAAGTttagagcaaaaaaaaaaactatgggCGCTCATAGTTTACTAGAATTactcttttttcctttattaaaAGAAACCCCACCTTTTTCTAATCTTCCTACTTTaacccccttttttttcttaaatgaaaatttcaaaacttaaaGGACCTTTTAGCAAAATGGCAAAACTTAGATAAAGGGCCAAAGAATTGCTAAACACCCGATTGAAATCGATATATTAATAGATTACGTAAACGTCAACGTAAATCAAACTTTAATTTCACTCTCAAAACCTAAAAGTTAATCACATGTTAACTCACTCACTCGAGCATATATTATTCAATCATAAGCTAACATATACTGTTCGTTTTGGCCCACTATCTATCACCGTCTGCCTCACGATTTTGAAAtgtgtctattagagagatatttccacacctttattaaataatgtttcgttctcctctccaattgatgtggtatcttacaatccactccctcGGAAGCCCAAGGTCttcgttgacacaccgcccagtatctaactttgataccatttgtaacatctcaagcccaccgctagtagatattgcccATCGTTATTCAATACGGattgtcgttagcctcacaattttaattattatttattattattttactcgTGGGCCGCACAACCTCATCTACGTCAAGCTGGTGGGGTCTTTTCAGTAAATTGACAATAAAAAGCATATATTCCATTTGCTGCATACATTTCATTCTTCTAGGCTGCTTCCAcctttataatatattttaaattcatccCATAAATCTACCtacttcatttttaatttaaaattaattcaataattatcttaaaatatattaaaatgttttcaaaattatatttgaattttaaaaagttttattaatatttttaatttttttaaaaatatattttaatttttaaaatattatttacattaaaaaatttagagataatttatgaagcgtgaatatatatataaatatatattaaaaggaCGTTAATAtccttttaaaaagaaaaacgacaAATGTAAAATAGCAATTTTCGGTGatcatgaagaaaatattctGACGTGGACCCAGTAGTGAAGACATCATAGAAGATAATTGTAATCCAAgcaaaattactaaaatacccTCCACTCCCGAAACAGCCCTATAAATAGATAGCCGGATCTTTAACTCTCTCACTGCACTAACCGTTCATTCTTCGTTGCTTcgatttatttttctgtttttattttattttattttttcactcCAAAATTATGTTGGGAATATTCAGCAGTTCGATCATGTCGCCGCCGGACGAGCTGGTGGCCGCCGGCTGCCGGACTCCATCGCCGAAGATTTCTTCGACGGCGCTGGCGAAGCGGTTCGTGGATACCAACGCCGCCGCCATCTCTGTTCAGATCGGCGACCATGTTCATCTCGCCTTCACTCACCACAACGAATCTCCTCTGCGCCCCAGGTACCGGAGATTCTCCGTTAAAACGCCGTCGTACGGTGGCGCTCGGAATTAAACCCTTTTTACTAAGCAATACgaatatgaaccaagaaaaacgtaaattataagtttttaagttttttttcctttttaattaattaattaattaattttgtgtctaaatAATATAGATGTTATAATAACGTTTTACCctcttttaaatcttttaaaattacttaaaattttattaccctaaatttttattataaaatatttttgaaatgtttataaaatgtCGAGACTAATGATATTATAGGGGTACTGTTGTCATTTCACACTTTGTAGCAAACCGTCATCTCGAGAATTCTAGTAGTatctaaaaacaaaagttgttgagtttttatttttaaattttgaaaataataaaatttctaaatgcCTGCTTctaatttattagaatttatactacatttaatatttaataggaatattttttaattttaaattaaaattgagatacctattcaacaaaattgaaaaactaaataaaaaggctttttaatattattttttaattttcgttatatatatatatatatatatatatatatatatatatatatatatatttatttatttatttattattattattatttaaatgaaaatttgagtaCTGAGGCCATGGCAGATCGTTTGCAGTGAAGGAGGAGATCTTCTGCTTGTTCGAAGGAGCCCTAGACAATTTGGGAAGCTTAAGGAACCAATACGGTCTTCCTAAATCCACCAATGAAGGTCTCTTAATCATCGAAGCTTACAAAGCTCTTCGTGATCGAGCTCCATATCCGGCCAACCATGTCGTCAGCCATCTTAGCGGCAGTTTCGCTTTCGTCCTCTTCGACAATTCCTCCTCCACTCTCTTTGTCGCCTCTGTAACTCAAATTTCAACTTCTAGTCTTCAAAATCGATGAACAGAGCATCCATTTCTGATTTCGCTTTCGATTGATTTTGGATTTTGCAGGATCAGTTCGGGAAAGTGCCTTTGTTTTGGGGAATCACTGCCGATGGATACATTGCGTTCGCCGATGATGCAGGTCTCCTCAAAAGTGCTTGTGGAAAATCCCTCGCTTCGTTTCCTCAAggtattttgaaaatttagggcTCGATTTtgttagattttaaaattagggcAAATGGAGTTATGTTGGATTGTTTATTTCGATTTCAGGCTGTTTCTTCTCCACGGCGGAGGGTGAATTGAGATGCTATGAGAATCCGAAGAACAAGATTACTGCTGAGCCTGCTCCTGAGGAAGAGATCTGGGGTGCGAAATTCAAGGTATGTGATTATCAAGCTCTTTTTTCAAATCTGGATTTAGGAGAATGGATACAAAATTAGGATTGGAATTCACTGAAAGTCTGAAATCATCATTGGTTCACtgaatttcaacatttttctgTGAGTGATGGTCACTGTTGAAGAGTCAAAGATTATGATCTTATCTCAATGGAACTGGAAAGTAGTTTCGCcacaaaacaaagaattcaCTTTCTTTTAGACTGGATATCATATTCATAAGGTAGTGGTGACTGGTGAGCCCCTCCCTTCCTTTTCAACGActataaaaagaatttcaagGATATACTTTTCAATGAGACATTCACTTTCTGTGTCCCCACCCATTGAACAATCCTTCCTTCAGCTTGGATTTGGTAATGACAAAACTATATCTAAACATAGTTTAAAGCTTTCTTCCCTGTTCTATCTGGATCAATATGATGTTCTTCTGAACTTTGGATgaaaaaatttgatatatcAATGGAAGCTGGAACAAGTTTAGTACTAGGTCATATGGGAAACCTCATAGTCACATATTATGTTCATTTACCCAATCAACAATAAAGGCTTGCTTGAACATAGTAGGTTAAATGTTGTGTATTCAAATCTATTTGGGTCTTCATTAATCATTCTACAAGAAATTAATGACGGGTAATAAGAGAAGTAAAGGGTTTAGAGGAAATGGGGTTCAAACCATTGTACCGTGTGGGTACTCACCAAATGTAACGAGGTTAGGTAGTTGCAACAGCCCAAGtacaccgctagcagatattgtccgctttagcttGTAacatatcaccatcagcctcacgattttaaaacgcgtttattagggagaggtttccacacccttatgagaaATGCTTCGATCTCCTCTCCAatggatgtgggatctcgcgTTTAtaaaggagaggtttccacacccttatgagaaATGCTTCGATCTCCTCTCCaacggatgtgggatctcgcgtttattaaagagaggtttccacacccttataaggaatggttcGTTGTCCGGTGAGCCCAACCAGCGTTAGAAAAAGAAGC is a window encoding:
- the LOC111779169 gene encoding basic 7S globulin-like isoform X1, whose protein sequence is MAVPQSHSLLLLICFFSFFHGRTFSLVIPVTKDSVTNQYLASVYHGSPIKPIRLAVDLGGPSLWMACGSSTSSRTIQSRSIQCVAATGGGSRSGSGGGACEVVAGNSFGALVGKALLVEDTVAVRALERSTAAVIVAVHSCAPRFLLQGLAKSAKGILGLGRNQISLPAQIATELGFHRRFSVCLSSTNGVVFPDSGSQDSVYGSEISNSLTYTPILTKIIDGSQSAEYFINVKAIKVDGNRLDLNKSQLDLDGEDGGGTRLSTVVPYTALESSIFKSLTAAFREAARAMNMKEVAPVASFEACFASENMEMTAAGPKVPMIELILQSELVRWKIDGRNSMVKVNDETFCLAIVDGGLKPKNAVVLGGYQMEDIVLDFDMGSSMLGFSSSLLQRKRSCSEFSPENLLKSTE
- the LOC111779169 gene encoding basic 7S globulin-like isoform X2 codes for the protein MAVPQSHSLLLLICFFSFFHGRTFSLVIPVTKDSVTNQYLASVYHGSPIKPIRLAVDLGGPSLWMACGSSTSSRTIQSRSIQCVAATGGGSRSGSGGGACEVVAGNSFGALVGKALLVEDTVAVRALERSTAAVIVAVHSCAPRFLLQGLAKSAKGILGLGRNQISLPAQIATELGFHRRFSVCLSSTNGVVFPDSGSQDSVYGSEISNSLTYTPILTKIIDGSQSAEYFINVKAIKVDGNRLDLNKSQLDLDGEDGGGTRLSTVVPYTALESSIFKSLTAAFREAARAMNMKEVAPVASFEACFASENMEMTAAGPKVPMIELILQSEMVRWKIDGRNSMVKVNDETFCLAIVDGGLKPKNAVVLGGYQMEDIVLDFDMGSSMLGFSSSLLQRKRSCSEFSPENLLKSTE
- the LOC111778556 gene encoding stem-specific protein TSJT1-like — protein: MLGIFSSSIMSPPDELVAAGCRTPSPKISSTALAKRFVDTNAAAISVQIGDHVHLAFTHHNESPLRPRSFAVKEEIFCLFEGALDNLGSLRNQYGLPKSTNEGLLIIEAYKALRDRAPYPANHVVSHLSGSFAFVLFDNSSSTLFVASDQFGKVPLFWGITADGYIAFADDAGLLKSACGKSLASFPQGCFFSTAEGELRCYENPKNKITAEPAPEEEIWGAKFKVEGPKAAAGTGLGYLNFPMEIS